The sequence below is a genomic window from Hyla sarda isolate aHylSar1 unplaced genomic scaffold, aHylSar1.hap1 scaffold_524, whole genome shotgun sequence.
agggtgctgcgtgcgagatcgcgggaatccccagcggtgggaccccgcccgatcaggaaacttatcccctatcctttagaaaggggataagttgtcggcacggtactacccctttaatggccggaTTGAGCAGTGCTGTCTCAGCATCCACTTTCTATatataaatgctctctgatgacattgtctcgggaactgcccagtttagaagaggtttgctatggggatttgcttctaaactgggcggttcccgagacacgtgtcatcagagagcacttagacagaaaagaacaactcaacttcagaaggtcataagtactgaaaggattgagatttcttaatagaagtaattgacaaatctgtttaactttctggagccagttgatatatatatatatatatatatatatatatatataaaaaaaaaaaaaagttttttcctggaatacccctttaatctaacttTTAGAGGGACTTTTGGATGTGCAGCCGACATATTGTAGACGACATTGTTCACAAGACATTACATTCACTACTCCAGACGTGTTGCAGTTGATGAATTGTGAAATGGTAAAACATTTGACCCTTGCATAGGACTGCACATtagaagtattaaaggggtactccggtggaaaacatttttttttttttttaaatcatctggtgccaaaaagttaaacagatttgtaaattacttctattaaaaaatctttatccttccagtacttattagctgctgaatactacagaggaaattattttctttttatttaaattcttttctgtttgaccacagtgctctctgccgacacctactGTCccttttaggtactgtccagagcagcatatctttgctatggggatttcctcctgctctagaaagttcctgacatggacagaggtgtcagcagggagcattaCATATTACTTCTCATTACCATTATTTACCTACAAAAGGTGACATGACCCCAGGTGCTGATGACCCAGTAATGACACTGGCTTTAGTTTCAAGGGTTAATTCTCACAACACAACTTAGAAACATCACATTTTACTGTTACCTGAGATCTCATATTTCCATTCttcatattattatatttttatcatttattatttcaTCTATCAGTCTCCaatgtgacttctctcatgtctaGAAAGATGTGATTTctgtataaaacatttcccacattctgaacatgaatacggcttctctcctgtgtgaattctctcatgtctaGAAAGTTGTGATTTacatgtaaaacatttcccacattctgaacaagaatatggcttttctcctgtgtgaattctcacatgcataacaagatatgatttagttataaaacattttccacattctgaacatgaatatggcttctctctgtgaattctctcatgtctaGCAAGATTTTCTCTAAGAGAAAAggatttaccacattctgaacatgaaaacggcttctcgcCTGTATGAATTCTCTCATGTTTTGAAACCTCTGCTTTACTTCTAAAACATTTATCACATTCTGAAcaagaatatggcttctctcctttgtgaattctctcatgtgcaAACAAATTTgatttttgtgtaaaacattTACCGCATTCTGAACATGCATATGGTCTCTCTtccgtgtgaattctctcatgtattaAAACATGAGCTTtacttgtaaaacatttcccacattctgaacatgaatatggcttctctcctttgtgaattctctcatgtctaGCAAGATTGTGtctaaaagaaaaggatttcccacattctgaacatgaaaacggcttctcacCTGTATGAATTCTCTCATGTTTTGAAACCTCTGCTTTACTTCTAAAACATttatcacattctgaacatgaatatggcttctctcctttgTGAATTTTCTCATGTGCAAACAAATTTgatttttgtgtaaaacattTACCGCATTCTGAACATGCATATGGTCTCTcttctgtgtgaattctctcatgtattaAAACATGAGCTTTACttgtaaaacatttaccacattctgaacaagaatatggcttatctcctgtgtgaattctcacatgtataacaagatatgatttagttctaaaacatttcccacattctgaacatgaatatggcttctctcctttgtgaattctctcatgtttaGCAAGATTTTGTCTAAGTGAAAaggatttcccacattctgaacatgaaaacagcttctctcctgtatgaattctctcaTGTTTTGAAACATCTGCTTTACttctaaaacatttaccacattctgaacatgaatatggcttctctcctttgTGTATTCTCTCATGTGCAAACAAattagatttttgtgtaaaacattTACCGCATTCTGAACATGCATATGGTCTCTCTtccgtgtgaattctctcatgtattaAAACATGAGCTTTACttgtaaaacatttaccacattctgaacaagaatatggcttatctcctgtgtgaattctctcatgtgtaAACAAATAAGATTTTTgtttaaaacatttaccacattctgaacatgcatATGGTCTCTCTTCTGTGTGAACGTTCTCATGTATTAAAACATGAGCTTTACttgtaaaacatttaccacattctgtacatgaatatggcttctctcctttgtgaattctctcatgtgtaGCAAGATTTTGTCTAAGTGAAAaggatttcccacattctgaacatgaaaacggcttctctcctgtatgaattctctcatgttttgaaacatctgattTACttctaaaacatttaccacattctgaacatgaatatggcttctctcctttgtgaattctctcatgtgtaATCAAATTTGCTTTTTGTGTAAAATGTTTCCCACATtccgaacatgaatatggcttttctcctgtgtgaattcgctCATGTATAAGATGCGCTGATTTctctgtaaaacatttcccacattctgaacaggaaTATGGCTTCTCCCTTGAGTGAGTTTTTCTGTGTCTATAAAGTTGAGCTCTTCTAATAAATTCTTTCCCACATTCCTCACAATATAAACCTTTCCCATGTTCCTGAtctgtccttgtggtaacaatgtgtggttggtcaggagaaggttcctcatgatcaggtggattattataggatagatctggatggacattaggggtaaggaggtcttctcctgaggagcgctccatcatatcttcatcttctcctttatcattcagggataacatgaagtttccctcagaattcttactgggattttctgttgggATAAAAATGGATTATgggaaatgtataaaatattattaGGTTGGAAACACACGAGGTTTTGCTGCAGTTTTTGATGGTCACCTGACCCCAGAAgagaatacagaggagaggagatgacCCCCCCTTTATAATTTCCTTATTTTTGGGGTCACTCCGGGCACTGACTCTAGGGAATGTTCACCAGAGATTTTTCTGCTTATAAcaacatttacaaatatgtgCGCCCCTCTCCCCCGCCATGATCATAGGAAACAATAGACTGGAGAGGACCCTAGTGACTCcttttctgggcatgctctgtgacctgtgcagaggtcattgtacagggaggaggaggtaacATTGTCCCCGAATTCTTATCACTAGTCCAACTTCTATATCCAGAACTGAGAACTAGAGTTCGATGTAATTTAGATGTCTCCCCTCCCCCAACCATTACACCCCCTACACTACAGGACTGTTC
It includes:
- the LOC130338801 gene encoding zinc finger protein 260-like isoform X2 encodes the protein MLSLNDKGEDEDMMERSSGEDLLTPNVHPDLSYNNPPDHEEPSPDQPHIVTTRTDQEHGKGLYCEECGKEFIRRAQLYRHRKTHSREKPYSCSECGKCFTEKSAHLIHERIHTGEKPYSCSECGKHFTQKANLITHERIHKGEKPYSCSECGKCFRSKSDVSKHERIHTGEKPFSCSECGKSFSLRQNLATHERIHKGEKPYSCTECGKCFTSKAHVLIHENVHTEERPYACSECGKCFKQKSYLFTHERIHTGDKPYSCSECGKCFTSKAHVLIHERIHTEERPYACSECGKCFTQKSNLFAHERIHKGEKPYSCSECGKCFRSKADVSKHERIHTGEKLFSCSECGKSFSLRQNLAKHERIHKGEKPYSCSECGKCFRTKSYLVIHVRIHTGDKPYSCSECGKCFTSKAHVLIHERIHTEERPYACSECGKCFTQKSNLFAHEKIHKGEKPYSCSECDKCFRSKAEVSKHERIHTGEKPFSCSECGKSFSFRHNLARHERIHKGEKPYSCSECGKCFTSKAHVLIHERIHTEERPYACSECGKCFTQKSNLFAHERIHKGEKPYSCSECDKCFRSKAEVSKHERIHTGEKPFSCSECGKSFSLRENLARHERIHREKPYSCSECGKCFITKSYLVMHVRIHTGEKPYSCSECGKCFTCKSQLSRHERIHTGEKPYSCSECGKCFIQKSHLSRHERSHIGD
- the LOC130338801 gene encoding zinc finger protein 260-like isoform X1; this encodes MWRNFVQLSPGGSQENPSKNSEGNFMLSLNDKGEDEDMMERSSGEDLLTPNVHPDLSYNNPPDHEEPSPDQPHIVTTRTDQEHGKGLYCEECGKEFIRRAQLYRHRKTHSREKPYSCSECGKCFTEKSAHLIHERIHTGEKPYSCSECGKHFTQKANLITHERIHKGEKPYSCSECGKCFRSKSDVSKHERIHTGEKPFSCSECGKSFSLRQNLATHERIHKGEKPYSCTECGKCFTSKAHVLIHENVHTEERPYACSECGKCFKQKSYLFTHERIHTGDKPYSCSECGKCFTSKAHVLIHERIHTEERPYACSECGKCFTQKSNLFAHERIHKGEKPYSCSECGKCFRSKADVSKHERIHTGEKLFSCSECGKSFSLRQNLAKHERIHKGEKPYSCSECGKCFRTKSYLVIHVRIHTGDKPYSCSECGKCFTSKAHVLIHERIHTEERPYACSECGKCFTQKSNLFAHEKIHKGEKPYSCSECDKCFRSKAEVSKHERIHTGEKPFSCSECGKSFSFRHNLARHERIHKGEKPYSCSECGKCFTSKAHVLIHERIHTEERPYACSECGKCFTQKSNLFAHERIHKGEKPYSCSECDKCFRSKAEVSKHERIHTGEKPFSCSECGKSFSLRENLARHERIHREKPYSCSECGKCFITKSYLVMHVRIHTGEKPYSCSECGKCFTCKSQLSRHERIHTGEKPYSCSECGKCFIQKSHLSRHERSHIGD